The Candidatus Hydrogenedentota bacterium DNA segment CGGGCGCGAAGAGTGACTGGAACGGATACGACAAATACGATTTCGAGTGTGCCGAACGTCCTGCCATGGTTGTGGTACCCAAGGAAGCGGCACCAGGAAAGCCGTGGATTTGGCGGGCGCTCTTCTGGGCGCACGAGCCGC contains these protein-coding regions:
- a CDS encoding alpha/beta hydrolase, with protein sequence MRFRLFSIAVVFTTISVLAFAADAPFPGAKSDWNGYDKYDFECAERPAMVVVPKEAAPGKPWIWRALFWAHEP